GTCTCTCGCCTCCCACCAGCAGCCCCACGCAGCCCCGGCACAAAGCACACGTCTCAGGGGACCGTCCCCGTCCGTCCCGGAGCCCGAGGGAGCCCCGCTCCCTGCGCCGTCCCGCAGGGAGGAGCGGTGCTGCCTTCATCCCGTGACAACCGTGACACCCAAGCCATTCGCACGCGGTCGCATGCGTGAAGTCCCCGTGTGTGTGAGTTTAGTTTGCGTTTGGAATCACCCAGCATGCACAGCAAGGGGCAGCCCGCCTCGGGCCACCTGCTGGCTGGCCGCAGCCCCGACAGGGCGTCCCCCACAGGGCGGGTCCGGAGCCTGAGCGGGGCCctgcacacccccgccccccagcacacgGATCGCACACCACCTCGCACACGCGAAGATGCGAGCGTAACCTCTCAGCACGGACCCCTCACTTAGGGAGAGCCACGCCCACCCCGGCCTTCCTCCAGGGCCTGGTGCGGAGGCCGTGCCGTCTGAGCCCCGCAGGCCGTCCCCCCACAGGACGCCGAGCAGGGGCGCCGGGCACGGCCTCCCTCCAGGACGCCCGGGCGCACGCGGGCGGACGTGGGCACCGACGGTGACGTCACCTTCTCGATAGGTTTGTACGATCAACACGGGTCTGTTTTTACGCCGACTGCACACGTAGCGGCCCGTCTCCTCCACGATTGCTCCCCTGAGACAAGTCGTCGGATACTTTGTCctctttttatttggaaaaacacGTGAACGGGCTGACATGTTCAATGTGAATGTACGTTTCTTAATCGCAACTTTTCTACTGAGTGTTTGCACTATACTTCCTGGATCTTATTTAACAAAAGTAAAGGAAGGCCTTGCTTGACTAAACCTGTGTCCACGTCCGTGGGAAGCCGGTGCGTGCGGTCAGGACCCTCCCGCCCGCGTCGCTGCCCTGCGGGGCGGACCGCGATttcctaacccccccccccccgccccgtgatgACAAAGCCCACGCGTGGAGCCGTGGACGAGACGCTGTGGCCTCAGGAAAGTGTATGGGAACACGCGGGAGCGAGGCTgggtggccagggcctgggacatCGCGGTGGGGGGTGAACTAGaccaggtgtggagggagggtcCTCCATCCACAGGCCGGAGGGTTGTGGGCTGGCACCACTCGGCGGGCCCAGGAGAGGACCCTGACCGCCAGGGGGTGAGTGGGGTTTGCCCGGCCACAGCGACCGGGACCCGGCCCGTGCCTGTCCCTCCCCTGAACTCAGAGACGGGGTGCGTGCGGGGCTCACGGGGTCCTGGAGCGGGAGGCTGCGGGGAGGCGGCGTGGACGGCTGGGGCGGGACCCTGGGACCCGGCATCAGCGCCTGCCTGGGCTTCCCCACGTATGGAAGCGAGGTAGGGGCAGAGGTCACGTGACCGTGCATTGCAGGGGCTGTGGCAACAGTCCTCACAGAAAACTGTTTTTAATATCGATGATGGGAAGGCaccaaagtatttaaaaatgtgtttaaggattgatttcagaggaaggaagggagagagaaacatcgatgatgagaatcatgggtcggctgcctcctgcacgccccacgctggggtggagcccgccacccgggcccgggccccgaccgggaatcgaaccctgacctcctggttcataggtcgacggtcAGCCAcggagccgcgccggccgggccccAAAGCAGCCACCTCCAGCTCATGCAACAACAGGCAGTCTGCTTCTTGCCactttcatttgaaatattaccattttccAATTTATCTCTTAACCTCCCCTAAGGCGTGAGGGtgttttcccgttgatttttagagcgagtggaaggggagaaagagcGACAGACACCCGTCAGCTGGCTGTCTCCAcgcgcaccccgaccagggctgggagtcGGCCTGCAGCCGAGGTCCGTGCTCCTGACCAGGATGAAGCCCAGGTCCCTGTggtcgacgctctaaccactgagcagccggCCAGGGCGAACAGCACCTCCGTTATAATCTGGTAATTGTTGTGGCAAGTTGAAAAGTCGGCTTATAGAGAAGGAACGTGCTCAGAAAACGTGCATTTAAACACACTGCCCAGGAAGTGCATGctcaccacacacatgcacacacacgcgtgtacacacacacaccacacacacccgggaCGTCGCTGTGACGGTGGAAGTGACCCTCCCCTCCCTCGGGGACCTCAAAGGGGCTGTGGTGCCGCCAGGGAGACCAGGTTTGCCGCCCGCCCTCCTCCCAGAAACCTTTGCTGCCCGAGCTCCTGCGTGGCCGGCTGTCTCCACCTGGCCTCAGTCTGTCTGGATGCCCTGTTTTGGGGTGCCTCGTGTTGAGGTTCCCAGTGTCGGGGTGACCTGTTGTGGGGTGCCTCGTGTTGGGGTTCCCAGTGTCGGGGTGACCTGTTGTGGGGTGCCTCGTGTTGGGGTTCCCAGTGTCAGGGTGACCTGTTTTGGGGTGCCTCGTGTTGGGGTTCCCAGTGTCAGGGTGACCTGTTTTGGGGTGCCTCGTGTTGGGGTTCCCAGTGTCGGGGTGACCTGTTTTGGGGTGCCTCGTGTTGGGGTTCCCAGTGTTGGGGTGACCTGTTTTGGGGTGCCTCGTGTTGGGGTTTGAGGCCGGGTTTCTGTCTGACTGAAGCTTGGGGGGCCATTTCTCCTCCCTGCGCGTGAGGGTCAGCAATGCCCCTCCCCGACCCCGTCCTGGGACTGCTGGGAGGGCGGGCAGGCGAGCCCTCTGCACCCCTGACCCCCTGCGCCCGCAGGTCCCCGAGGCCTCGGGTGGAGCGGCACCCCGAGCTCCTGGTCTTTACCTGCAAACCCGTCGTCGAGTGCCCTCAGCAAGTCACCcggccgcccccccgccccccgcccctgctctcAGGTGGCACCCCCAGGACCACACCTGGGTCTGAGTGACAAGACCTTTATCAACAGCCCCCCGGGGCACAATGTGGGGGGCGTCGAGTGCTGAGGAGGGCGTGGGGTTTACGGCTGCGGGTGCAGGgcggacagaggagaggacaggcgGACGGGAGCCGGGcggagggggtgcagggcggaCAGAGGAGAGGTTAGGTGGATGGGAGCCGGGcggagggggtgcagggcggacagaggagaggacaggcgGACGGGAGCCGGGcggagggggtgcagggcggaCAGAGGAGAGGTTAGGTGGATGGGAGCCGGGcggagggggtgcagggcggaCAGACAGAGGACCGGCGGACAGGAGCTGGGcggagggggtgcagggcggaTAGAGGAGAGGACAGGCGGACGGGAGCCGGGcggagggggtgcagggcggaCAGACAGAGGACCGGCGGACAGGAGCTGGGcggagggggtgcagggcggaTAGAGGAGAGGACAGGCGGACGGGAGCCGGGCGGAGGGGATGCAGGgcggacagaggagaggacaggcgGACGGGAGCCGGGCAGAGGGGGTGCAGGgcggacagaggagaggacaggcgGACGGGAGCCGGGCGGAGGGGATGCAGGgcggacagaggagaggacaggcgGACGGGAGCCGGGCGGAGGGGTTGCAGGGCGGACAGACAGAGGACTGGCGGACAGGCGGACGGGAGCCGGGcggagggggtgcagggcggacagaggagaggacaggcgGACGGGAGCCGGGcggagggggtgcagggcggacagaggagaggacaggcgGACGGGAGCCGGGcggagggggtgcagggcggaCAGACAGAGGACCGGCGGACAGGCGGACGGGAGCCGGGCGGGCAGCTCACTCGTCCTGCACCGTGAGGTCGTGCTGCGTGGCCTCCTCGATGCTCTGCAGCTGACGGGCCTCCCACTGCCGCACGCGCTCCGTCTGGGGAGGAATGGGCTCTGAGGGCGTCGGTGGACACGGGCGTCTGCTGGACGAGCTGGTGGGAAAagagacccctccccctccccccaccctgcaggtcCCCCTCCCCCGTCAGGACGTAGGCACCACCCGGCCGAGAGCCAGAGGGGCCTGGCCGCCAGCACAGCCCCCACTCCCTGTCACTCAACCCCTGGACGGGCCAGCTCCTGCCCAGAGGGGGCGTCAGGGCGCTGGGTCTGACGGGGCCCAGagagcgcggggggggggggggggggcggggagggcacgAGGGGCgaagcagcccctccccaggaacCTCTGGGCAGAAAGGGGAGcacccagagcccagggcagCCGGGGACCCTCCGCCCACTGAGGAGGATGCGAGGACCCTTGGCGCGGCCCAGGCCAGAGCGGGGCGGCCGCAGGGGACAGGGGCAGCGAGGGTCATCCAGCCTGTCCCCAGGGCAGTGCAGGAGGAGTCTGGGGAGCGAGGAGATGCTGGGCTCAGGTTTTACTGACACAACCCAGGTCCCCCCTGGAGGCGTCACCCCTCCTCAGCCTGGGACCTCCCcacgccaggccccgcccctcagcgAGCACAAGTGCTCTTCCTGcaccccacaggccaccccccCCAGCTCCTGGGGACGGGACGGGCGGGGTcaggccccggggggggggggggtgggcctACCACAGCCGCCAGCTTCTTCAGGTCCCGGCGCCTCGGCCTGCTGGTGGAGGAGATCCCGGGCAGCCCCTGGCTCCTGGTCCAGCCCCCTGGGGACTCTCCCGGCTCCGCCTTCTGCTGGGGCTGTGGCCGCAGCGGGCGAGTGGCCTCGGTGGGTGCAGGCGGCTCCCCGCCAGGCGCCGGGGGGCTGGGGTCAGGCCCCGGCTGCACACTGGACTCCTCGGAGGCCCAGATGGTAGAAAGCCGCTGCTTCCGGAGGACGGGGGACGGCAGGTCCCGGGAGGCACGCCCCGGCCGCGGGGACCCATCCCCAGGGCCCCCACCCGGGCGGTAGGGCCTGGGGCCCCGCGGGCTCCTGCTCCGGCGGCGAGGGAAGCCCTCCGCGGGGGTGCTGTGCTTCGGGGCGGCCCCCGAGGGTCTCCACACGGAAGGCGGGTCCTCGTCCTCAGAGGAGCTCCACTCAGACACCTGTCCCAACAGAGcacagggcagcctcctggggggCAGGCAGCTGAGCTGGGGCGTCTCTGAGCCCCAAGGACAGGCCTGGGAACATCTGTCctgcccggcccgcgtggctcaggggctgagcatccacctatgacccaggaggtcatggttcaatccccggtcagggcacctgcccgggttgtgggctccatccccagtgtggggcgtgcaggaggcagccggtctatgattctctctcatcactgatgttcctccctctccctctccctctccctcttcctctccttcctctcttaaatcaataaaaatatatttaaaaagaaaacagactatcttgaagtaaaaataaaaaatttttttgggggaaTAAGTACAAAACTTTTGTCAATAAAATCAGCTTGACATTTACACTCAGCATCAAGCAGAGCCGCCAACACGCCCTGCAAGTGTGTGTGTTAAGTGACGGCAGGTGGGTGGGCCTGGGGCCCTCGCCCAGCATGGAGGCCTCGTCCACCTGCCTCCGGGGTCACCGCGCTCTCTCACAGGAGCGGCTCCGAACCGACCTCTCAAAGACGCGAGCACAGCCGGCCAGCACCTGCGGGTGATTGGCAGGCCGGCGGCCGAGACGCACTTCCCTTTCAGAACGAGCTCCCAGCGTGAAGAGCGGGCACATGCCGTGAGACACCGTGTGTCCTGTGACAGGACAACACTAACATGCTGAGAGCTCACAGATGAAACGATCCCGTGTTTTCACGAAAACAGCCTCAGGACGCCAGGCCCGCGAGGCCGACCTCTCCCGGGAAACCAGGGGGAGCGTTCCTCATTTCAGCGTCTCCGGGCCAGGCCGCCGTTTGGAAAAACCCAGAACAGGGCTGAACCACGTCCCACCTCACACCTTCCCCTGACACAGTCGGCCAGGGGCTGCAATTGTACCACTTAGAAAGCCATAAATCACTcagaaagaaagaatttaaaaacctCCCATCACCTCGTTTTCCAAGAACATTCCAAATGGATGTGAGGTTGAAAAGCACAAAACAAAGGCATAAAAGTTTTGGAAGGAACCATGGGCTCCTTGTGTCAGAGCCGGACAGATAAAAAGCGAAATGAAATACAATTTACACAGTCCCGAGCccccgccggtgtggctctggAGAGAGCGTGGGCCGggagaccgaagggtcccgggttcgattctggtccagggcacccaccgcgttgcaggctcctcccccacccgGGCCTGGTcggggttcgtgcaggaggcaaccaatcgatgtgtttctctcacatcgatatttctctctgtct
The genomic region above belongs to Eptesicus fuscus isolate TK198812 chromosome 14, DD_ASM_mEF_20220401, whole genome shotgun sequence and contains:
- the CCDC201 gene encoding coiled-coil domain-containing protein 201 yields the protein MEPGAQVSEWSSSEDEDPPSVWRPSGAAPKHSTPAEGFPRRRSRSPRGPRPYRPGGGPGDGSPRPGRASRDLPSPVLRKQRLSTIWASEESSVQPGPDPSPPAPGGEPPAPTEATRPLRPQPQQKAEPGESPGGWTRSQGLPGISSTSRPRRRDLKKLAAVTERVRQWEARQLQSIEEATQHDLTVQDE